A single window of Streptomyces xanthii DNA harbors:
- a CDS encoding DUF1707 SHOCT-like domain-containing protein has protein sequence MTDDASHLPELRASDADREKVAERLRDALAEGRLDMGEFEERLEAAYAARTYGELAPLTRDLPAAGSTAPVDLVKAPVAEGAVDWAARTGGQATSGGAFAFWSGFSRKGRWTVGERFTAFAMWGGGEIDLREANFAARDVEIRCFTIMGGIHVKVPPELDVTVKGFGIMGGVDDRATGTGTPGSPRVVVRGFALMGGVGVERKLPREERLRLKDERRREKLERRDERRRELEDRHLRIHDRHADRHRRHHDDD, from the coding sequence ATGACCGACGATGCATCGCACCTCCCCGAACTGCGGGCCTCCGACGCCGACCGCGAGAAGGTCGCCGAGCGGTTGCGGGACGCGCTCGCCGAGGGGCGGCTCGACATGGGGGAGTTCGAGGAGCGGCTCGAGGCGGCGTACGCGGCGCGTACGTACGGGGAGCTGGCGCCGCTGACCCGGGACCTGCCGGCGGCGGGCAGCACGGCGCCGGTGGACCTGGTGAAGGCACCGGTCGCGGAAGGGGCCGTCGACTGGGCGGCGCGGACCGGCGGGCAGGCGACGTCGGGCGGGGCGTTCGCGTTCTGGAGCGGGTTCAGCCGCAAGGGGCGCTGGACGGTGGGGGAGCGGTTCACCGCGTTCGCCATGTGGGGCGGCGGCGAGATCGACCTGCGCGAGGCGAACTTCGCGGCGCGGGACGTCGAGATCCGCTGCTTCACGATCATGGGCGGGATCCATGTGAAGGTGCCGCCGGAGCTCGACGTCACCGTGAAGGGCTTCGGCATCATGGGCGGCGTCGACGACCGCGCCACGGGCACCGGCACACCGGGCTCGCCCCGGGTCGTCGTCCGCGGCTTCGCGCTGATGGGCGGCGTCGGGGTCGAGCGCAAGCTCCCCCGGGAGGAGCGGCTGCGCCTCAAGGACGAGCGCCGGCGCGAGAAGCTGGAGCGGCGGGACGAGCGGCGCCGTGAGCTGGAGGACCGCCACCTGCGCATCCACGACCGGCACGCCGACCGCCACCGGCGCCACCACGACGACGACTGA
- a CDS encoding DUF445 domain-containing protein codes for MSGSEKPDGSDVDDTGQHARPAVRSSLPAAGVPEAAASRAAGGSGSSGSGSRAAGASGPGSAAAGAAGSGSAAAGASGPGSAAVGASGPASRHARRFGAEFTAADEEKRRGVRRMKAIATGMLGVVALIYVLATWAEHSGAGAWAGYVAAAAEAGMVGALADWFAVTALFRHPLGIPIPHTAIIPRKKDQLGVSLGEFVGENFLSSDVVRERLRAVGIGSRLGAWLAEPEHADRVTAELATALRGALTVLRDQDVQAVVGEAITRRADSAEIAPGLGKMLEKVVADGGHRRVVDLVCTRAHDWLVLHGDSVMDAVQGGAPGWTPRFVDRRIGERVYKELLRFVTEMRDMPQHPARGAVDRFLTDFAADLQSDSDTRARVERLKSEVIGRSEVQDLIASTWSAVRQMIVAAAEDERSELRLRVRASLLSLGARMSSDPKVQAKVDGWVEGAAVYVVTTYRAEITSLITDTVAGWDAEHTSRKIEAHIGRDLQFIRINGTVVGSLAGLVIYAVSQAFGA; via the coding sequence ATGAGCGGGTCGGAGAAACCGGACGGATCGGACGTCGACGACACGGGGCAGCATGCCCGGCCGGCCGTACGGTCATCCCTTCCCGCGGCGGGGGTTCCTGAGGCGGCGGCGTCCCGTGCGGCGGGGGGTTCCGGATCTTCCGGATCCGGGTCCCGTGCGGCGGGGGCGTCCGGACCTGGATCCGCTGCGGCGGGGGCTGCCGGATCGGGGTCCGCTGCGGCGGGTGCTTCCGGGCCCGGGTCCGCTGCGGTCGGGGCTTCCGGGCCCGCGTCCCGGCACGCCCGTCGCTTCGGGGCCGAGTTCACCGCCGCCGACGAGGAGAAGCGGCGCGGGGTGCGGCGGATGAAGGCGATCGCCACCGGGATGCTCGGCGTCGTCGCGCTGATCTACGTCCTCGCCACCTGGGCGGAGCACTCCGGTGCCGGGGCCTGGGCCGGATACGTCGCGGCCGCCGCCGAGGCCGGCATGGTCGGCGCGCTGGCCGACTGGTTCGCCGTCACCGCCCTGTTCCGGCACCCCCTCGGCATCCCCATCCCGCACACCGCGATCATCCCCCGCAAGAAGGACCAGCTGGGCGTCTCGCTCGGTGAGTTCGTCGGGGAGAACTTCCTGTCCTCGGACGTCGTACGGGAGCGGCTGCGCGCCGTCGGCATCGGCTCCCGGCTCGGCGCCTGGCTCGCCGAACCCGAGCACGCCGACCGCGTCACCGCCGAACTCGCCACCGCCCTGCGCGGCGCGCTCACCGTGCTGCGCGACCAGGACGTGCAGGCCGTCGTCGGCGAGGCCATCACCCGCCGCGCCGACAGCGCCGAGATCGCGCCCGGCCTCGGCAAGATGCTCGAGAAGGTCGTCGCGGACGGCGGCCACAGACGGGTCGTCGACCTCGTGTGCACGCGGGCCCACGACTGGCTGGTGCTGCACGGGGACTCCGTGATGGACGCGGTGCAGGGCGGTGCGCCCGGCTGGACGCCCCGCTTCGTCGACAGGCGGATCGGCGAGCGCGTCTACAAGGAACTGCTCCGCTTCGTCACCGAGATGCGCGACATGCCGCAGCACCCCGCGCGCGGCGCCGTCGACCGCTTCCTCACCGACTTCGCCGCCGACCTCCAGTCCGACTCCGACACGCGGGCCCGCGTCGAGCGCCTCAAGTCCGAGGTCATCGGCCGCTCCGAGGTGCAGGACCTGATCGCCTCCACGTGGTCCGCGGTCCGTCAGATGATCGTGGCCGCCGCCGAGGACGAGCGCAGCGAGCTGCGGCTGCGCGTGCGGGCCTCGCTGCTGTCGCTGGGGGCGCGGATGTCCAGCGATCCGAAGGTGCAGGCCAAGGTCGACGGGTGGGTGGAGGGCGCCGCCGTCTACGTCGTCACGACGTACCGCGCCGAGATCACCTCGCTCATCACGGACACGGTCGCCGGCTGGGACGCCGAGCACACCTCCCGCAAGATCGAGGCCCACATCGGTCGTGACCTGCAGTTCATCCGCATCAACGGCACGGTGGTGGGGTCTTTGGCGGGGCTGGTGATCTATGCGGTGTCGCAGGCCTTCGGGGCGTGA
- a CDS encoding GNAT family N-acetyltransferase: MADWMLRAATADDLEPLVELRAVVMRPDLERLGRFDAHRVRQRLRDAYAPEHTWVIEVGGELAGCVALRPAPDAHWLEHFFLAPELQGAGIGGAVVTRLLAHCDAARVPVRLNVLQGSAARRLYERHGFVTESEDPVDVFMLRPLP; the protein is encoded by the coding sequence ATGGCGGACTGGATGCTGCGGGCGGCCACGGCCGACGACCTCGAACCCCTCGTGGAACTGCGGGCCGTCGTGATGCGGCCGGATCTGGAGCGGCTCGGGCGGTTCGACGCGCACCGGGTGCGGCAGCGGTTGCGGGACGCGTACGCGCCGGAGCACACCTGGGTGATCGAGGTGGGCGGGGAGCTCGCCGGGTGCGTGGCGCTGCGGCCGGCGCCGGACGCGCACTGGCTGGAGCACTTCTTCCTCGCGCCCGAGCTGCAGGGCGCCGGAATCGGGGGCGCCGTCGTCACCCGCCTCCTCGCCCACTGCGACGCGGCGCGCGTCCCGGTCCGCCTCAACGTCCTCCAGGGCAGCGCGGCCCGCCGCCTCTACGAACGCCACGGCTTCGTGACGGAGTCGGAGGACCCGGTGGACGTGTTCATGCTGCGACCGCTCCCGTGA
- a CDS encoding VOC family protein, whose protein sequence is MTVRRIVPNHPVTPAGPEALDAARAFYERIGLEQVMDLGWVRTLASPTHPTAQISLFTHDATAPVVPDLSIEGDSVGELESVYAALCASGAEIVHGIRDEEWGVRRFFARDPQGRVVNVLAHL, encoded by the coding sequence ATGACCGTTCGACGCATCGTCCCCAACCACCCCGTCACCCCCGCCGGCCCCGAGGCCCTGGACGCGGCCCGGGCCTTCTACGAGCGGATCGGCCTGGAGCAGGTCATGGACCTCGGCTGGGTCCGCACCCTGGCCTCGCCGACGCACCCCACGGCCCAGATCAGCCTCTTCACGCACGACGCGACGGCCCCCGTCGTCCCGGACTTGAGCATCGAGGGGGACTCCGTCGGGGAGCTGGAGTCGGTGTACGCGGCGCTGTGCGCGTCGGGCGCCGAGATCGTGCACGGCATCCGCGACGAGGAGTGGGGTGTGCGCCGCTTCTTCGCCCGTGACCCGCAGGGGCGCGTCGTCAATGTCCTCGCGCACCTGTGA
- a CDS encoding carboxymuconolactone decarboxylase family protein: protein MEARLNVFGNAVASKFIRHINAAGKALEAVELPKFTADLVLVRVSQINGCGFCLDMHTKDAAAAGESAQRLHMVGAWREAKVFTDAERAALELAEAGTRIADAAGGVSDEVWENAAKHYDEDQLAALVSLIALINTYNRLNVITQQPAGDYQPGMFG from the coding sequence ATGGAAGCTCGTCTCAACGTCTTCGGCAACGCCGTCGCCTCCAAGTTCATCCGTCACATCAACGCGGCGGGCAAGGCCCTCGAGGCGGTGGAGCTGCCGAAGTTCACGGCGGACCTCGTCCTGGTCCGCGTCAGCCAGATCAACGGGTGCGGGTTCTGCCTCGACATGCACACCAAGGACGCCGCCGCCGCGGGCGAGAGTGCGCAGCGGCTGCACATGGTCGGCGCCTGGCGCGAAGCGAAGGTGTTCACCGACGCCGAGCGGGCCGCCCTTGAGCTGGCCGAGGCGGGGACGCGGATCGCCGACGCGGCGGGCGGGGTCTCCGACGAGGTGTGGGAGAACGCAGCCAAGCACTACGACGAGGACCAGCTCGCGGCGCTCGTCTCGCTGATCGCCCTGATCAACACGTACAACCGGCTGAACGTCATCACGCAGCAGCCGGCGGGCGACTACCAGCCGGGCATGTTCGGCTGA
- a CDS encoding class I SAM-dependent methyltransferase — protein MTDSSQGESRLHASSFGAAAPAYAAHRPDYAQAALTWARQLAPGARVLDLGAGTGKLTAGLVAQGAEVTAVEPDPAMLAELRRALPAVRALEGSAESIPLPDGSVDAVLAGNALHWFDMAVAGPEIARALAPGGVLAGLWNVLDDEVDWVAGLAQVAGSAVIGPRDTPASWRAETTGMHLPRPDAAAAARFGSPEQDTFPHGQRRSADSLVATLATRAGLLVMPAQERTATLTRIRDYLATRPETASGDFTLPMRTAVLRTRKL, from the coding sequence ATGACCGACAGCAGCCAGGGCGAAAGCCGCCTGCACGCCTCCTCGTTCGGCGCGGCCGCCCCCGCCTACGCCGCCCACCGCCCCGACTACGCGCAGGCCGCCCTGACCTGGGCGCGCCAACTCGCCCCGGGCGCCCGCGTCCTGGACCTCGGGGCCGGTACGGGCAAGCTGACCGCCGGTCTGGTCGCGCAGGGCGCCGAGGTCACCGCCGTCGAACCCGACCCCGCGATGCTGGCCGAACTGCGCCGCGCCCTGCCCGCCGTCCGCGCCCTGGAGGGCAGCGCCGAGTCGATCCCGCTCCCGGACGGCTCGGTCGACGCCGTGCTGGCCGGCAACGCCCTGCACTGGTTCGACATGGCCGTCGCGGGCCCCGAGATCGCCCGCGCCCTCGCCCCCGGCGGCGTCCTCGCCGGGCTGTGGAACGTCCTGGACGACGAGGTCGACTGGGTCGCCGGCCTCGCCCAGGTCGCGGGCAGCGCGGTCATCGGACCGCGCGACACCCCGGCCTCCTGGCGCGCCGAGACGACCGGCATGCACCTGCCCCGCCCGGACGCGGCCGCCGCCGCCCGCTTCGGCTCACCGGAGCAGGACACCTTCCCGCACGGCCAGCGCCGCAGCGCCGACTCCCTGGTCGCGACCCTGGCGACCCGGGCCGGCCTCCTGGTCATGCCCGCACAGGAACGCACGGCCACCCTGACCCGTATCCGCGACTACCTCGCCACCCGCCCCGAGACGGCCTCGGGCGACTTCACGCTCCCGATGCGTACGGCGGTGCTGCGCACCCGGAAACTGTGA
- a CDS encoding acyltransferase family protein yields the protein MTQAPPLPQTGPRRPSAPPGAASEPPGHRADIQGLRAVAVGLVVLAHAGVRQLSGGYVGVDVFFVISGFLITSLLVRELDRDGRVSIRRFYARRALRLLPASTLVGVAALAGAYLFLSKARFTEYMGDAVASGLYAVNLRLAASGTDYLRATAPPSPFQHFWSLAVEEQFYVVWPLVLTAVYALARTTARSRRTPARGPRPGTALAGTAPARGLRAGAALAGGTVLAASLALSVNTTGAAPSWAYFGTHTRAWELAAGALLALTLAPTRATRPARRLPAPLAGVLSWAGLAAIVGSALVFDDATPFPGHAALVPVTGTVLVLAGGSAPNRFGAELLLRRRLLTGIGGVSYGWYLWHWPLLVIVPVALGRPDAGVPARLAVCALGLGLAVLTLRLVENPVRFAAAFRGRPGPALTLGASLTAGTAAVALLAALVPPAIDSGRPAPRLAARLDAAPDPAAALADLLAAPNDDIPANLRPTLTRVKDRRSAVYRDGCHVNPGVTTVPGPCAYGDPASATTVVLFGDSHAAQWFPALERLARERHWRLVSLTKASCKTADVTIVNGGGPYTACDTWRARALDRIARLRPRLVIASSSESGDPVRPAAAGPVAQWTAGYTRTYRKLRATGARVVALQDTPWPASDAVDCASTHPLDLDRCASAPARAAKDPRKAAAVRAAARATGATLVDPRPWVCAPRVCPVLVADTLVYRDDGHLADAYARALAPVLGARLGPLPGTP from the coding sequence GTGACCCAAGCGCCCCCGCTGCCACAGACCGGACCGCGCCGGCCGTCCGCCCCGCCGGGGGCGGCGAGCGAACCGCCAGGTCACCGGGCCGACATCCAGGGGCTGCGCGCCGTGGCCGTCGGGCTCGTCGTCCTCGCGCACGCCGGCGTACGGCAGTTGAGCGGCGGATACGTCGGCGTCGACGTCTTCTTCGTCATATCCGGCTTCCTGATCACCTCGCTGCTCGTGCGCGAACTCGACCGGGACGGCCGCGTGTCGATCCGCCGCTTCTACGCCCGCCGCGCCCTGCGCCTGCTGCCCGCCTCGACACTCGTCGGTGTCGCCGCGCTGGCCGGGGCGTATCTCTTCCTCTCCAAGGCGCGGTTCACGGAGTACATGGGTGACGCCGTCGCGAGCGGCCTGTACGCCGTGAACCTGCGGCTCGCCGCGTCCGGCACGGACTATCTGCGGGCCACGGCCCCGCCGTCGCCGTTCCAGCACTTCTGGTCGCTGGCGGTGGAGGAACAGTTCTACGTGGTGTGGCCGCTGGTGCTCACGGCCGTGTACGCCCTCGCCCGGACCACCGCGCGCTCCCGGCGGACGCCCGCCCGGGGCCCTCGCCCGGGTACAGCCCTCGCCGGTACCGCACCTGCCCGGGGCCTTCGCGCGGGTGCCGCCCTCGCCGGCGGCACCGTGCTCGCCGCCTCCCTCGCCCTGAGCGTCAACACGACCGGCGCCGCGCCCTCCTGGGCGTACTTCGGCACGCACACGCGCGCCTGGGAGCTCGCGGCGGGCGCCCTGCTCGCCCTCACCCTCGCCCCCACGCGCGCCACCCGTCCCGCACGCCGTCTGCCGGCGCCCCTCGCCGGGGTCCTCTCCTGGGCGGGCCTGGCCGCGATCGTCGGCTCGGCGCTCGTGTTCGACGACGCGACCCCGTTCCCCGGACACGCGGCCCTCGTCCCGGTCACCGGCACGGTCCTGGTCCTCGCGGGCGGCAGCGCGCCGAACCGCTTCGGCGCCGAACTGCTGCTCCGCCGAAGGCTGTTGACGGGCATCGGCGGAGTCTCGTACGGCTGGTACCTGTGGCACTGGCCGCTGCTCGTGATCGTGCCCGTGGCGCTCGGCCGGCCCGACGCGGGGGTGCCCGCGCGGCTCGCGGTGTGCGCGCTGGGGCTCGGGCTCGCGGTGCTGACGCTGCGGCTCGTCGAGAACCCGGTCCGGTTCGCCGCCGCCTTCCGCGGCCGGCCGGGGCCCGCGCTCACGCTCGGCGCGTCCCTGACCGCGGGCACGGCCGCCGTCGCGCTGCTCGCCGCTCTCGTGCCGCCCGCGATCGACTCCGGCCGCCCGGCCCCGCGCCTCGCCGCCCGCCTCGACGCGGCCCCCGACCCGGCGGCCGCACTCGCCGACCTCCTCGCCGCGCCGAACGACGACATCCCCGCGAACCTCCGGCCCACCCTCACCCGCGTCAAGGACCGGCGCTCGGCCGTCTACCGCGACGGCTGCCACGTGAACCCCGGCGTCACCACCGTGCCCGGCCCCTGCGCGTACGGGGACCCGGCCTCGGCCACGACCGTCGTCCTCTTCGGCGACTCGCACGCCGCCCAGTGGTTCCCGGCGCTCGAACGGCTCGCGCGCGAACGGCACTGGCGGCTCGTGTCCCTCACGAAGGCGTCCTGCAAGACCGCCGACGTCACGATCGTCAACGGCGGCGGCCCGTACACCGCGTGCGACACCTGGCGGGCCCGCGCCCTGGACCGGATCGCCCGGCTGCGCCCCCGCCTCGTGATCGCCTCGTCGTCCGAGTCGGGCGACCCGGTACGCCCGGCCGCGGCGGGCCCCGTCGCCCAGTGGACGGCCGGCTACACCCGCACCTACCGGAAACTGCGGGCGACCGGCGCCCGCGTCGTCGCCCTCCAGGACACGCCCTGGCCCGCGTCCGACGCGGTCGACTGCGCGAGCACCCACCCGCTGGACCTGGACCGCTGCGCGTCGGCCCCCGCCCGGGCGGCGAAGGACCCGCGCAAGGCGGCGGCGGTCCGTGCCGCCGCCCGTGCCACCGGTGCCACGCTCGTCGACCCGCGCCCCTGGGTGTGCGCGCCCCGCGTCTGCCCGGTCCTCGTCGCCGACACCCTCGTCTACCGGGACGACGGCCACCTCGCGGACGCCTACGCCCGCGCCCTCGCCCCGGTCCTGGGCGCCCGGCTCGGCCCTCTGCCGGGAACGCCCTGA
- a CDS encoding GNAT family N-acetyltransferase — translation MPRLEELTPANLDAALAIRVHPDQEHRVAPVVKSLAEAYVHPGVAWPRLIVDGDRPVGFLMAFFDIDWKGDGSGDDIRSGLWRLNIAAAEQGRGYGRFAVDAVAAEIRRRGGSRLTTTWHPGPTGPEEFYVRLGFRPTGETSGGDAVGELDL, via the coding sequence GTGCCCCGCCTCGAAGAGCTCACGCCCGCCAACCTCGACGCCGCCCTCGCCATCCGCGTCCACCCGGACCAGGAGCACCGCGTGGCCCCCGTCGTGAAGTCGCTCGCCGAGGCGTACGTCCACCCCGGCGTCGCCTGGCCCCGCCTCATCGTCGACGGCGACCGCCCCGTCGGCTTCCTCATGGCCTTCTTCGACATCGACTGGAAGGGTGACGGTTCCGGCGACGACATCCGCTCCGGCCTGTGGCGCCTGAACATCGCGGCCGCCGAACAGGGCCGCGGCTACGGCCGGTTCGCGGTCGACGCGGTCGCCGCCGAGATCCGCCGGCGCGGCGGCAGCCGCCTCACCACCACCTGGCACCCGGGACCGACCGGCCCCGAGGAGTTCTACGTCCGCCTCGGGTTCCGCCCCACGGGGGAGACGAGCGGCGGCGACGCGGTCGGCGAACTGGACCTCTGA
- a CDS encoding GlxA family transcriptional regulator — MSGAGVRRPASVAVLVRDGVLPMELGLVHQLFGAARDPVTGERLYEVTTCAPRPGPVRTDADFPIHAGHGLEAVAAADTVLVPASHEADESLTPDAGPQESVREALTGARGRVASICTGSFLLAAAGLLDGRRATTHWLSADRFARTFPKVTVDADVLYVDEGRVLTSAGEAAGIDLCLHLIRRDHGAGVAADVARRTVVPPHREGGQAQYIRRPVEEPGLASTSGSRAWALRRLAEPLTLARLAARDAMSVRTYSRRFREETGLTPMTWLTRQRVDRARELLERTDHTVDRVAAESGFGTATSLRQHFQLTLGVAPAAYRSTFRGRGTP; from the coding sequence ATGAGTGGAGCAGGGGTACGCCGGCCCGCCTCGGTGGCCGTGCTGGTCAGGGACGGGGTTCTGCCCATGGAGCTGGGCCTGGTCCACCAGCTGTTCGGCGCCGCCCGCGATCCGGTGACCGGTGAGCGCCTCTACGAGGTCACGACCTGCGCGCCCCGCCCCGGCCCGGTCCGCACCGACGCCGACTTCCCGATCCACGCGGGGCACGGCCTGGAGGCGGTGGCGGCGGCCGACACGGTGCTGGTCCCGGCCTCGCACGAGGCGGACGAGTCGCTGACCCCGGACGCGGGACCGCAGGAGTCGGTGCGGGAGGCGCTGACGGGCGCCCGGGGCCGGGTCGCCTCCATCTGCACCGGCTCCTTCCTGCTGGCCGCCGCCGGACTGCTCGACGGGCGCCGGGCGACCACGCACTGGCTCTCGGCGGACCGTTTCGCCCGTACGTTCCCGAAGGTCACCGTGGACGCCGATGTCCTCTACGTCGACGAGGGGCGGGTCCTCACCTCGGCGGGCGAGGCGGCCGGCATCGACCTGTGCCTGCATCTGATCCGCCGCGACCACGGCGCGGGCGTCGCCGCCGACGTCGCCCGCCGCACGGTGGTGCCGCCGCACCGGGAGGGCGGCCAGGCGCAGTACATCCGCCGCCCCGTCGAGGAGCCGGGCCTCGCCTCGACGTCCGGCTCCCGCGCCTGGGCGCTGCGCCGGCTGGCCGAACCGCTCACCCTCGCCCGGCTCGCGGCGCGGGACGCGATGTCGGTCCGTACGTACAGCCGCCGTTTCCGTGAGGAGACGGGTCTGACGCCGATGACCTGGCTGACCCGTCAACGGGTGGACCGGGCGCGGGAGTTGCTGGAGCGCACCGATCACACGGTCGACCGGGTCGCGGCCGAGTCGGGTTTCGGTACGGCCACCTCGCTGCGCCAGCACTTCCAGCTCACGCTCGGGGTGGCACCGGCCGCGTACCGGTCGACCTTCCGGGGGAGGGGCACCCCATGA
- a CDS encoding SGNH/GDSL hydrolase family protein, translated as MTRRNGYALLAALVAVVVLISGGIYLGFSGLLRGKDGSVRADGAHPRSSAAPASTGTWAGSWSAAPAGAEPGTETNGFFGRSIRNVIHTSIGGSSARITLSNLYGQQPLSITHASLALASAPNSPTALAGTVRRLTFSGNTSVVIPAGRQVLSDAVRLRVPSDADVLVTTYSPTPSGPVTYHPQARQMSYVANGDLTEEESGARYTEQSPYWRYLSALDVLSNEAEGTVVVLGDSLTDGITSTVGANRRWTDVLAERLRTEAGAPRYGVLNQGISGNRLLSDGYGRPAGNPSGLARYERDVLGRAGVRAVVVDLGINDILRNPHQTDASRIADGLRELVRQAHARGLRVVGATLMPFQGHRGYEPRLEAVREEVNAEIRSGKVFDSYVDFDRALRDPYNPRRLLPEYDSGDHLHPSDAGYRKMAESFDPSTLTPTRGAEL; from the coding sequence ATGACCAGGCGAAACGGTTATGCCCTGTTGGCGGCGCTCGTCGCCGTCGTCGTGCTGATCTCCGGCGGTATCTACCTCGGGTTCTCCGGCCTGCTGCGCGGCAAGGACGGCTCCGTCCGCGCGGACGGCGCGCACCCGCGCAGTTCCGCCGCTCCCGCCTCCACCGGCACCTGGGCCGGCAGCTGGTCGGCGGCCCCGGCCGGCGCGGAACCGGGTACGGAGACGAACGGCTTCTTCGGCCGCTCGATCCGCAACGTGATCCACACCAGCATCGGCGGCTCCAGCGCCCGCATCACGCTCTCCAACCTGTACGGGCAGCAGCCGCTCAGCATCACCCACGCCTCCCTCGCCCTCGCCTCCGCGCCGAACAGCCCGACCGCGCTGGCCGGCACGGTGCGCCGGCTGACGTTCTCCGGGAACACGTCGGTGGTCATACCCGCCGGCCGGCAGGTGCTCAGCGACGCGGTGCGGCTGCGCGTGCCCTCCGACGCGGACGTGCTCGTCACGACGTACTCGCCGACGCCGTCCGGCCCGGTCACGTACCACCCGCAGGCCCGGCAGATGTCCTACGTGGCGAACGGGGACCTGACCGAGGAGGAGAGCGGGGCGCGGTACACGGAGCAGAGCCCGTACTGGCGCTACCTCAGCGCGCTCGACGTGCTCAGCAACGAGGCGGAGGGCACCGTCGTCGTCCTCGGCGACTCGCTCACCGACGGCATCACGTCCACGGTGGGGGCGAACCGGCGCTGGACCGACGTCCTCGCCGAGCGTCTGCGCACCGAGGCCGGGGCTCCGCGCTACGGGGTCCTCAACCAGGGCATCAGCGGGAACCGGCTGCTGTCCGACGGGTACGGCCGGCCGGCCGGGAACCCGAGCGGGCTCGCGCGCTACGAGCGTGACGTGCTCGGCCGGGCCGGGGTACGGGCCGTGGTCGTCGACCTCGGGATCAACGACATCCTGCGCAACCCGCACCAGACGGACGCCTCCCGGATCGCGGACGGCCTGCGGGAGCTGGTGCGGCAGGCGCACGCGCGCGGGCTGCGGGTGGTCGGGGCGACCCTCATGCCGTTCCAGGGACACCGGGGCTACGAGCCCCGCCTCGAAGCCGTACGCGAAGAGGTCAACGCGGAGATCCGCTCCGGCAAGGTCTTCGACAGCTACGTCGACTTCGACCGGGCCCTGCGGGATCCGTACAACCCGCGCCGGCTGCTGCCGGAGTACGACTCCGGCGATCACCTGCACCCCAGCGACGCCGGCTACCGCAAGATGGCCGAGTCCTTCGATCCCTCCACCCTGACCCCCACTCGCGGCGCCGAACTCTGA
- a CDS encoding MFS transporter — translation MTTHTGTGRTAIAPPRDRKWVVAAGAALAIVVAGSFSTLAGLLVGPLHTELGWSRSAIGLGTLVNMVVYGATAPFAAALMDRIGMRRVAVGALALVGAGALLTTAARAPWQFVVAWGVLVGLGTGATATTFAATVTERWFVARRGLVAGLLTAASVVGQFVFLPLLSWVIDGYGWRTAAYGLAGAAAVAVPLVGAAVRDPATPRAAGARTVPLPTGLLRSGPFWLLAGTFAVCGASTNGVMWTHFAPAAHDHGMPTTVAASLLSLVGIFNVAGTVASGWATDRLDPRRLLAAYYGLRGLTLLALPLLLGAVVDAPLFAFTVVFGLLDVATIPPTLALCRAHFGERAPVVFGWVSAAHQVGAGAVAFAGGAVRDAFGSYDLVWVGVAGLCAVAALLALTVTAGREGVRGPG, via the coding sequence ATGACGACACACACCGGAACAGGCCGCACCGCGATCGCTCCGCCCCGCGACCGGAAGTGGGTGGTCGCCGCGGGCGCCGCGCTCGCGATCGTCGTCGCCGGGTCCTTCAGCACGCTGGCCGGTCTGCTCGTCGGCCCGCTGCACACGGAGCTCGGCTGGTCCCGCTCCGCGATCGGCCTGGGCACGCTGGTGAACATGGTCGTGTACGGGGCCACGGCGCCGTTCGCGGCCGCGCTCATGGACCGGATCGGGATGCGGCGGGTCGCGGTCGGCGCGCTGGCGCTCGTCGGCGCGGGCGCGCTGCTCACCACGGCGGCGCGGGCGCCCTGGCAGTTCGTCGTGGCGTGGGGCGTGCTGGTGGGGCTCGGCACGGGGGCCACGGCGACGACGTTCGCGGCGACCGTCACCGAGCGCTGGTTCGTGGCCCGGCGCGGGCTCGTCGCGGGGCTGCTGACGGCGGCGAGCGTGGTGGGCCAGTTCGTGTTCCTGCCGCTCCTGTCGTGGGTGATCGACGGGTACGGGTGGCGGACGGCGGCGTACGGGCTCGCCGGGGCGGCGGCGGTCGCGGTGCCGCTGGTGGGCGCGGCGGTACGGGATCCGGCCACGCCCCGGGCGGCCGGTGCCCGAACCGTGCCGCTGCCGACCGGCCTTCTGCGCAGCGGCCCGTTCTGGCTGCTCGCCGGGACGTTCGCCGTCTGCGGCGCCTCCACGAACGGCGTCATGTGGACCCACTTCGCGCCCGCCGCGCACGACCACGGCATGCCGACGACCGTCGCCGCCTCGCTCCTCTCCCTCGTCGGGATCTTCAACGTGGCCGGGACGGTCGCCTCCGGCTGGGCCACCGACCGGCTCGACCCGCGCCGGCTGCTCGCCGCGTACTACGGGCTGCGCGGCCTGACCCTGCTCGCGCTGCCGCTGCTGCTCGGGGCGGTGGTGGACGCGCCGCTGTTCGCGTTCACGGTCGTCTTCGGGCTGCTCGACGTCGCGACGATCCCGCCGACCCTCGCGCTGTGCCGGGCGCACTTCGGGGAACGGGCGCCGGTCGTGTTCGGCTGGGTCAGCGCCGCGCATCAGGTGGGCGCGGGCGCGGTGGCGTTCGCCGGGGGCGCCGTGCGGGACGCCTTCGGCTCGTACGACCTCGTGTGGGTGGGGGTGGCGGGGCTGTGCGCGGTGGCGGCGCTGCTCGCCCTCACGGTGACCGCCGGCCGCGAGGGCGTCCGGGGCCCCGGGTAG